One genomic region from Planctomycetia bacterium encodes:
- a CDS encoding tRNA-(ms[2]io[6]A)-hydroxylase, with product MLSLKSSTAPWWLERVEENLEEILLDHAHCEKKAAGTAMNLIFAYVDRVELVKQLSPIVTEELDHFQQVIDLIQARGMRFRRLTPSNYGQQLGELVRKLEPGRAMDRLLVAALIEARSCERFALLRDRLQDRELAAFYGSLFESEARHHATYVQMALMFAPESVIFERLQELAEREAEIIDRGDPNPRVHG from the coding sequence ATGCTCAGTCTGAAATCAAGCACCGCCCCGTGGTGGCTGGAGCGGGTGGAGGAAAACCTCGAGGAGATCCTGCTCGACCACGCGCATTGCGAGAAAAAAGCCGCCGGCACGGCGATGAACTTGATCTTCGCATACGTGGATCGCGTCGAATTGGTGAAGCAACTCTCGCCGATTGTCACGGAGGAGCTAGACCACTTCCAACAGGTGATTGACCTGATTCAGGCCCGCGGCATGCGCTTCCGCCGGCTAACGCCCAGCAACTACGGGCAGCAACTCGGCGAGCTGGTCCGCAAATTGGAACCGGGGCGCGCCATGGATCGGTTGCTCGTCGCCGCGCTGATCGAAGCCCGTTCGTGCGAGCGGTTCGCCTTGCTCCGCGATCGGCTCCAAGACCGCGAGCTAGCGGCGTTCTACGGCAGTCTGTTCGAGTCCGAAGCCCGGCACCACGCCACGTATGTGCAAATGGCGTTAATGTTTGCGCCGGAGTCCGTCATTTTCGAGCGGCTCCAGGAATTGGCCGAACGCGAGGCCGAGATCATCGACCGCGGCGACCCCAACCCCCGCGTTCACGGCTAG
- a CDS encoding sugar phosphate isomerase/epimerase family protein, which produces MKLGFVSAILPDQSLDEVLEAAAAIGYDCVEVMCWPPGGSSRRYAGVCHIDCVNFGQAQADGVRALCEKHGVEISGLGYYPNILSGNAEESQVAIEQLKRVIDAARLLGLKNVNTFIGNDHTQHPDLNFARFKEVWPELIRYVEGAGVYLGIENCPMLFSRDEWPGGKNLAHSPSVWRKMFETIPSKHFGLNYDPSHLVLQRMDYIEPLR; this is translated from the coding sequence ATGAAGCTGGGTTTTGTTTCCGCGATTCTACCGGATCAATCGCTCGACGAAGTTCTCGAGGCCGCGGCCGCCATTGGCTACGACTGCGTCGAGGTCATGTGCTGGCCTCCCGGTGGATCGTCGCGCCGCTATGCGGGCGTGTGCCACATCGATTGCGTCAATTTCGGCCAAGCGCAAGCCGACGGCGTCCGCGCGCTGTGTGAGAAGCATGGCGTCGAGATCTCCGGACTCGGCTACTACCCGAACATCCTCTCCGGCAACGCCGAGGAATCGCAAGTCGCCATCGAGCAACTGAAGCGCGTGATCGACGCCGCCAGGTTGCTCGGCTTGAAGAACGTCAACACCTTCATCGGCAACGATCACACGCAACATCCGGACTTGAACTTCGCCCGCTTCAAAGAAGTCTGGCCGGAACTGATTCGCTATGTCGAAGGCGCCGGCGTGTATCTCGGCATTGAGAATTGCCCGATGCTCTTCTCGCGCGACGAATGGCCCGGCGGAAAGAATCTGGCGCATTCCCCGTCGGTGTGGCGGAAGATGTTCGAGACGATCCCCTCAAAGCACTTCGGCCTGAACTACGATCCGTCGCACCTCGTGCTGCAGCGGATGGATTACATCGAGCCGTTGCG
- a CDS encoding LITAF-like zinc ribbon domain-containing protein, with translation MATFACPYCQQAFVATAAAVPAPVNCPHCHQLFEIASHAPPPPRVSPPPVRPVTAKFVAATSAGTGFDCPFCHTQSPPYRKSQVSVAGWVTLIALLTTCFPLFWVGLFMKEDVHVCRSCGIKLGG, from the coding sequence ATGGCTACGTTCGCATGTCCTTACTGCCAACAGGCTTTTGTCGCCACCGCCGCGGCCGTGCCCGCGCCGGTGAACTGCCCTCACTGCCATCAGTTGTTCGAGATCGCTAGCCATGCGCCTCCTCCTCCGCGCGTGTCACCGCCGCCGGTGCGGCCGGTCACGGCAAAGTTCGTGGCCGCAACGTCCGCCGGGACCGGGTTCGATTGCCCGTTCTGCCATACGCAGTCGCCGCCTTATCGGAAGTCGCAAGTCTCCGTGGCCGGATGGGTGACGTTGATCGCCTTACTGACTACGTGTTTCCCACTTTTTTGGGTGGGGCTGTTCATGAAGGAAGATGTCCACGTGTGCCGTTCCTGCGGGATCAAGCTCGGAGGGTAA
- a CDS encoding DinB family protein translates to MSTKTRLQGQLTRSRNFLEKILADFKTPQEWTHQVHPKANHALWVAGHLTTVDNFFTSLVAPEKAKDLPGYNEKFGMGSQPVADATAYPATDELLHNFRERRETLLGVLDSMTDEQLAEKMPPGSPDFFTDKASAFELAAWHEGMHSGQATIARRALGKKPLMGGSQD, encoded by the coding sequence ATGTCGACCAAAACACGTCTCCAGGGACAACTGACTCGCTCCCGAAACTTCCTGGAAAAGATCCTCGCTGACTTCAAGACTCCGCAGGAATGGACGCACCAGGTCCACCCCAAGGCCAACCACGCCCTCTGGGTGGCCGGACATCTGACGACCGTCGATAACTTTTTCACATCACTGGTCGCACCCGAAAAGGCCAAGGACCTGCCGGGCTATAACGAAAAATTCGGCATGGGCTCGCAGCCTGTCGCCGACGCCACGGCCTACCCCGCAACGGATGAATTGCTGCACAACTTCCGCGAGCGCCGCGAGACGTTGCTCGGCGTGCTCGACAGCATGACCGACGAACAACTCGCTGAAAAAATGCCGCCGGGCTCGCCGGATTTCTTTACGGACAAGGCCTCGGCGTTCGAGCTCGCCGCTTGGCACGAGGGAATGCACAGCGGCCAGGCAACCATCGCCCGCCGGGCGCTGGGCAAGAAGCCGCTGATGGGCGGCTCGCAGGACTAA